A part of Cannabis sativa cultivar Pink pepper isolate KNU-18-1 chromosome 6, ASM2916894v1, whole genome shotgun sequence genomic DNA contains:
- the LOC115694816 gene encoding ATP-dependent DNA helicase Q-like 4A isoform X1, producing the protein MSRSNWGEEGSEKVQLPKVNWSQHVEAHDNFLNQKKFLSSNFLYSLPTQKPPNESQDPMAIRLAACGSQGIQALPNSQVEKAWHILSNMQISCRNYAKPGKTIQVKGISAENCHGAGKTTLRCSSNIDRSSAHSKTHPYFSATTAANVKVSEPTSCTGKYIPPNNVEAAEPGKSVGGQRHIGAPTVYASGQQVGGSVGNHNVHGHTSQRKESQKVCVTDLDDDDEILESIDVDQIVEQYQSSCTPQSTTSRLPPITPTTNNKSNFVRHDEACLPPELCSTCSHGSKLGTCPDAARHLQEMKDMLISVSNELIDNFDSLSPEQTEKLRQDRLELNKQIQQLEIYLRSNSVDEERQNSHFFASTTPQTFNYETPQASVSRKDPWKFESQVHLRNEPGAYESCNFSSSSFSSVDRFDISSSTGEREPYIPRLVEVNYIEGSNNKKWSNQNFPWTMKLEDNNKIVFGNHSFRPNQREIINATLSGCDVFVLMPTGGGKSLTYQLPAIICQGLTLVVCPLVSLIQDQIMHLLQANIPAAYLSANMEWTDQQEILRELTSDYCKYKLLYVTPEKVAQSDALLRHLESLHSRELLARIVIDEAHCVSQWGHDFRPDYQSLGILKQKFPKTPVLALTATATASVKEDVVQALGLANCVVFRQSFNRPNLWYSVIPKTKKCLDDIDKFIKENHFNDCGIIYCLSRMDCEKVAERLQECGHRAAFYHGSMDPAQRSFVQKQWSKDEVSIICATVAFGMGINKPDVRFVIHHSLPKSVEGYHQECGRAGRDGQPSSCVLYYNYSDYIRVKHMITQGAVEQSPYMSRNNRANTSYSGRILETNTENLLRMVSYCENDVDCRRLLQLIHFGEKFDPSACKKTCDNCLNIKSCVEKDVSELAKQLVELVKLTGQQFSSSHLLEVYRGSLSQFVKKYKHEKLGLHGAGKHLGKGEASRILRHLVTEDILAEEVKKSDVYGSVSSVLKVNQSKAYDLCSGRKKIVLRFPCSGKATKQSKFGVTPAKGSLPLEKLSAQAGNPGEPKSDVALSAKIYSALRKLRSSLVKQAGEGFAAHHIFHNATLQAIGSRIPKTKEELREISGIGNVKLAKYGDQVLETIESTIKEHMKDKNSSSGHDSTESAKKRRAGEQSPNLEDYEFNSTGRSKKMASKRQSNVTNFGNNMEQDNYNQYIDDDLDFIDCDFDSIASQIKTNQKNNGGRVLPCWSTPGNV; encoded by the exons ATGAG TAGAAGCAACTGGGGAGAAGAAGGGTCGGAGAAAGTACAGCTTCCAAAAGTGAATTGGTCACAACATGTTGAGGCTCATGATAATTTCCTAAACCAAAAGAAGTTTCTCAGTTCCAATTTTCTTTACTCTTTGCCAACACAAAAACCACCAAACGAGAGCCAAGACCCTATGGCTATAAG GTTAGCAGCTTGTGGAAGTCAGGGTATTCAAGCACTACCCAATTCACAAGTTGAAAAG GCTTGGCATATTCTTTCCAATATGCAGATTTCTTGCAGGAATTACGCAAAACCTGGGAAAACAATTCAAGTAAAGGGTATCAGTGCTGAAAATTGTCATGGTGCTGGTAAAACGACTCTGCGATGCTCATCAAACATTGATAGAAGTTCAGCTCATTCAAAGACACACCCATACTTTAGTGCAACTACTGCAGCTAATGTCAAAGTTAGTGAACCTACAAGCTGCACAGGTAAATATATTCCGCCAAATAATGTTGAAGCTGCAGAACCAGGGAAAAGTGTAGGAGGGCAAAGACATATCGGAGCACCAACTGTATATGCTTCTGGTCAgcaggttggtggttctgttgGCAATCACAATGTTCATGGCCATACCAGCCAAAGAAAAGAATCCCAAAAAGTTTGTGTCACTGACCTGGATGACGATGATGAGATACTAGAG AGTATTGATGTGGATCAAATAGTGGAACAATACCAATCATCTTGTACACCTCAATCAACAACATCGAGGCTTCCTCCCATCACTCCAACTACAAATAATAAGAGTAACTTTGTGCGACATGATGAAGCTTGCTTGCCACCTGAACTGTGCTCAACTTGCAGTCATGGATCTAAA CTAGGAACATGCCCGGACGCTGCACGCCATTTGCAGGAAATGAAGGACATGTTAATATCTGTATCAAATGAACTGATTGATAATTTTGATAGTTTAAGTCCAGAGCAAACAGAAAAACTTCGTCAGGACAG GTTGGAGTTGAATAAGCAAATCCAGCAGCTTGAAATATATCTTCGTTCCAATTCAGTAGATGAAGAAAGGCAAAATTCACATTTTTTTGCATCCACAACTCCCCAAACTTTCAATTATGAAACACCTCAAGCATCCGTGTCCAGGAAAGATCCCTGGAAATTTGAATCACAGGTTCATCTACGCAATGAACCAGGAGCATATGAAAGTTGCAActtttcatcttcttcattCTCTTCTGTAGATAGATTTGATATTTCCTCTAGTACTGGAGAGAGGGAGCCATACATCCCTAGGCTTGTTGAAGTTAACTATATTGAGGGTTCTAATAACAAAAAGTGGAGTAACCAAAATTTCCCGTGGACAATGAAATTGGAG GACAATAACAAGATAGTGTTTGGAAATCACTCCTTTCGCCCCAATCAAAGAGAGATTATTAATGCTACATTGAGTGGTTGTGATGTTTTCGTTCTTATGCCTACTGGAGGGGGTAAAAGCTTGACATATCAG CTCCCTGCTATTATATGCCAAGGCCTAACATTAGTGGTGTGCCCTCTTGTATCACTTATTCAAGATCAGATTATGCATTTATTGCAG GCAAATATACCTGCTGCTTATTTGAGTGCCAACATGGAATGGACTGATCAGCAGGAGATCCTTAGAGAACTTACTTCTGATTATTGTAAATACAAACTGTTATATGTTACTCCAGAGAAAGTTGCTCA AAGTGATGCCCTTTTGCGGCACCTGGAGAGTTTACATTCTCGTGAGTTGCTTGCTAGGATTGTAATTGATGAAGCTCATTGTGTGAGTCAGTGGGGACATGATTTTAGACCAGATTATCAG AGTCTTGGTATCTTAAAACAAAAGTTCCCCAAAACACCTGTGTTAGCTCTAACAGCTACTGCAACAGCCAGTGTGAAGGAAGATGTTGTGCAAGCCCTTGGACTTGCCAATTGCGTTGTTTTCCGTCAAAGTTTTAACCGTCCGAATTTGTG GTATTCTGTCATACCAAAGACTAAAAAGTGTTTGGATGACATAGACAAGTTCATTAAAGAAAACCATTTTAATGATTGTGGAATAATTTACTGTCTTTCAAGAATGGACTGTGAAAAAGTTGCTGAAAGATTACAG GAATGCGGTCATAGAGCAGCATTTTACCATGGTAGTATGGATCCCGCTCAACGATCTTTTGTGCAGAAGCAATGGAGCAAAGatgaagttagtataatttgtgCTACAGTGGCATTTGGAATGG GAATCAACAAACCAGATGTTCGCTTTGTAATTCATCATTCTCTCCCAAAATCTGTTGAAGGCTATCACCAG GAATGTGGTCGAGCTGGTCGAGATGGTCAACCTTCATCTTGTGTGCTGTATTACAATTACAGTGACTAT ATAAGGGTCAAGCATATGATTACACAAGGTGCTGTAGAGCAAAGTCCGTACATGTCTAGAAATAATCGTGCTAATACAAGTTACTCGGGAAGAATACTGGAAACAAATACTGAAAATCTTTTGCGAATG GTCAGTTATTGTGAAAATGATGTTGACTGCCGACGTCTTCTACAATTAATCCATTTTGGAGAAAAATTTGATCCTTCAGCCTGCAAAAAAACATGTGACAATTGTTTGAATATCAAAAGTTGTGTGGAGAAGGATGTCAGTGAGTTGGCGAAGCAGTTG GTTGAACTAGTGAAATTAACAGGACAGCAGTTCTCTTCATCTCATCTTTTAGAAGTCTACAGGGGATCCCTTAGCCAGTTT gtcaaaaaatataaacatgaaaaattaGGTCTTCATGGGGCTGGAAAACATCTAGGGAAGGGAGAAGCTTCCCGTATCTTGCGCCATCTTGTTACTGAAGACATTCTTGCAGAGGAAGTAAAGAAAAGTGATGTATATGGATCTGTATCCTCGGTGCTAAAG GTGAATCAGTCAAAAGCATATGATCTCTGCTCTGGCAGGAAGAAAATTGTGTTAAG ATTTCCTTGCTCTGGAAAAGCTACTAAGCAAAGCAAATTTGGAGTTACTCCAGCTAAAGGCTCATTGCCCCTTGAGAAGCTGAGTGCACAAGCTGGCAATCCTGGTGAACCCAAGTCAGACGTG GCTCTGTCAGCTAAAATATATTCTGCGCTACGCAAGCTCCGATCTAGTCTTGTTAAACAAGCTGGAGAAGGATTTGCAGCACACCACATATTTCA CAATGCTACACTGCAAGCAATAGGCAGCAGAATACCCAAAACAAAAGAAGAACTCCGTGAAATAAGTGGAATTGGCAA TGTTAAGCTAGCCAAGTATGGAGATCAAGTACTTGAAACCATTGAATCTACCATAAAGGAGCATATGAAAGACAAGAACAGCAGCAGCGGTCACGACAGTACTGAATCCGCAAAGAAGAGGAGAGCTGGTGAGCAGAGTCCAAATCTGGAGGACTATGAATTTAATAGCACAGGTAGATCCAAGAAAATGGCATCAAAGAGGCAGTCCAATGTGACCAACTTTGGTAATAACATGGAGCAAGATAATTACAACCAGTACATAGATGATGATTTAGATTTCATAGATTGTGATTTCGACAGTATTGCATCTCAGATCAAGACTAATCAAAAGAACAATGGCGGAAGGGTGCTACCTTGTTGGTCAACACCTGGTAACGTTTGA
- the LOC115694816 gene encoding ATP-dependent DNA helicase Q-like 4A isoform X2 gives MRSNWGEEGSEKVQLPKVNWSQHVEAHDNFLNQKKFLSSNFLYSLPTQKPPNESQDPMAIRLAACGSQGIQALPNSQVEKAWHILSNMQISCRNYAKPGKTIQVKGISAENCHGAGKTTLRCSSNIDRSSAHSKTHPYFSATTAANVKVSEPTSCTGKYIPPNNVEAAEPGKSVGGQRHIGAPTVYASGQQVGGSVGNHNVHGHTSQRKESQKVCVTDLDDDDEILESIDVDQIVEQYQSSCTPQSTTSRLPPITPTTNNKSNFVRHDEACLPPELCSTCSHGSKLGTCPDAARHLQEMKDMLISVSNELIDNFDSLSPEQTEKLRQDRLELNKQIQQLEIYLRSNSVDEERQNSHFFASTTPQTFNYETPQASVSRKDPWKFESQVHLRNEPGAYESCNFSSSSFSSVDRFDISSSTGEREPYIPRLVEVNYIEGSNNKKWSNQNFPWTMKLEDNNKIVFGNHSFRPNQREIINATLSGCDVFVLMPTGGGKSLTYQLPAIICQGLTLVVCPLVSLIQDQIMHLLQANIPAAYLSANMEWTDQQEILRELTSDYCKYKLLYVTPEKVAQSDALLRHLESLHSRELLARIVIDEAHCVSQWGHDFRPDYQSLGILKQKFPKTPVLALTATATASVKEDVVQALGLANCVVFRQSFNRPNLWYSVIPKTKKCLDDIDKFIKENHFNDCGIIYCLSRMDCEKVAERLQECGHRAAFYHGSMDPAQRSFVQKQWSKDEVSIICATVAFGMGINKPDVRFVIHHSLPKSVEGYHQECGRAGRDGQPSSCVLYYNYSDYIRVKHMITQGAVEQSPYMSRNNRANTSYSGRILETNTENLLRMVSYCENDVDCRRLLQLIHFGEKFDPSACKKTCDNCLNIKSCVEKDVSELAKQLVELVKLTGQQFSSSHLLEVYRGSLSQFVKKYKHEKLGLHGAGKHLGKGEASRILRHLVTEDILAEEVKKSDVYGSVSSVLKVNQSKAYDLCSGRKKIVLRFPCSGKATKQSKFGVTPAKGSLPLEKLSAQAGNPGEPKSDVALSAKIYSALRKLRSSLVKQAGEGFAAHHIFHNATLQAIGSRIPKTKEELREISGIGNVKLAKYGDQVLETIESTIKEHMKDKNSSSGHDSTESAKKRRAGEQSPNLEDYEFNSTGRSKKMASKRQSNVTNFGNNMEQDNYNQYIDDDLDFIDCDFDSIASQIKTNQKNNGGRVLPCWSTPGNV, from the exons ATGAG AAGCAACTGGGGAGAAGAAGGGTCGGAGAAAGTACAGCTTCCAAAAGTGAATTGGTCACAACATGTTGAGGCTCATGATAATTTCCTAAACCAAAAGAAGTTTCTCAGTTCCAATTTTCTTTACTCTTTGCCAACACAAAAACCACCAAACGAGAGCCAAGACCCTATGGCTATAAG GTTAGCAGCTTGTGGAAGTCAGGGTATTCAAGCACTACCCAATTCACAAGTTGAAAAG GCTTGGCATATTCTTTCCAATATGCAGATTTCTTGCAGGAATTACGCAAAACCTGGGAAAACAATTCAAGTAAAGGGTATCAGTGCTGAAAATTGTCATGGTGCTGGTAAAACGACTCTGCGATGCTCATCAAACATTGATAGAAGTTCAGCTCATTCAAAGACACACCCATACTTTAGTGCAACTACTGCAGCTAATGTCAAAGTTAGTGAACCTACAAGCTGCACAGGTAAATATATTCCGCCAAATAATGTTGAAGCTGCAGAACCAGGGAAAAGTGTAGGAGGGCAAAGACATATCGGAGCACCAACTGTATATGCTTCTGGTCAgcaggttggtggttctgttgGCAATCACAATGTTCATGGCCATACCAGCCAAAGAAAAGAATCCCAAAAAGTTTGTGTCACTGACCTGGATGACGATGATGAGATACTAGAG AGTATTGATGTGGATCAAATAGTGGAACAATACCAATCATCTTGTACACCTCAATCAACAACATCGAGGCTTCCTCCCATCACTCCAACTACAAATAATAAGAGTAACTTTGTGCGACATGATGAAGCTTGCTTGCCACCTGAACTGTGCTCAACTTGCAGTCATGGATCTAAA CTAGGAACATGCCCGGACGCTGCACGCCATTTGCAGGAAATGAAGGACATGTTAATATCTGTATCAAATGAACTGATTGATAATTTTGATAGTTTAAGTCCAGAGCAAACAGAAAAACTTCGTCAGGACAG GTTGGAGTTGAATAAGCAAATCCAGCAGCTTGAAATATATCTTCGTTCCAATTCAGTAGATGAAGAAAGGCAAAATTCACATTTTTTTGCATCCACAACTCCCCAAACTTTCAATTATGAAACACCTCAAGCATCCGTGTCCAGGAAAGATCCCTGGAAATTTGAATCACAGGTTCATCTACGCAATGAACCAGGAGCATATGAAAGTTGCAActtttcatcttcttcattCTCTTCTGTAGATAGATTTGATATTTCCTCTAGTACTGGAGAGAGGGAGCCATACATCCCTAGGCTTGTTGAAGTTAACTATATTGAGGGTTCTAATAACAAAAAGTGGAGTAACCAAAATTTCCCGTGGACAATGAAATTGGAG GACAATAACAAGATAGTGTTTGGAAATCACTCCTTTCGCCCCAATCAAAGAGAGATTATTAATGCTACATTGAGTGGTTGTGATGTTTTCGTTCTTATGCCTACTGGAGGGGGTAAAAGCTTGACATATCAG CTCCCTGCTATTATATGCCAAGGCCTAACATTAGTGGTGTGCCCTCTTGTATCACTTATTCAAGATCAGATTATGCATTTATTGCAG GCAAATATACCTGCTGCTTATTTGAGTGCCAACATGGAATGGACTGATCAGCAGGAGATCCTTAGAGAACTTACTTCTGATTATTGTAAATACAAACTGTTATATGTTACTCCAGAGAAAGTTGCTCA AAGTGATGCCCTTTTGCGGCACCTGGAGAGTTTACATTCTCGTGAGTTGCTTGCTAGGATTGTAATTGATGAAGCTCATTGTGTGAGTCAGTGGGGACATGATTTTAGACCAGATTATCAG AGTCTTGGTATCTTAAAACAAAAGTTCCCCAAAACACCTGTGTTAGCTCTAACAGCTACTGCAACAGCCAGTGTGAAGGAAGATGTTGTGCAAGCCCTTGGACTTGCCAATTGCGTTGTTTTCCGTCAAAGTTTTAACCGTCCGAATTTGTG GTATTCTGTCATACCAAAGACTAAAAAGTGTTTGGATGACATAGACAAGTTCATTAAAGAAAACCATTTTAATGATTGTGGAATAATTTACTGTCTTTCAAGAATGGACTGTGAAAAAGTTGCTGAAAGATTACAG GAATGCGGTCATAGAGCAGCATTTTACCATGGTAGTATGGATCCCGCTCAACGATCTTTTGTGCAGAAGCAATGGAGCAAAGatgaagttagtataatttgtgCTACAGTGGCATTTGGAATGG GAATCAACAAACCAGATGTTCGCTTTGTAATTCATCATTCTCTCCCAAAATCTGTTGAAGGCTATCACCAG GAATGTGGTCGAGCTGGTCGAGATGGTCAACCTTCATCTTGTGTGCTGTATTACAATTACAGTGACTAT ATAAGGGTCAAGCATATGATTACACAAGGTGCTGTAGAGCAAAGTCCGTACATGTCTAGAAATAATCGTGCTAATACAAGTTACTCGGGAAGAATACTGGAAACAAATACTGAAAATCTTTTGCGAATG GTCAGTTATTGTGAAAATGATGTTGACTGCCGACGTCTTCTACAATTAATCCATTTTGGAGAAAAATTTGATCCTTCAGCCTGCAAAAAAACATGTGACAATTGTTTGAATATCAAAAGTTGTGTGGAGAAGGATGTCAGTGAGTTGGCGAAGCAGTTG GTTGAACTAGTGAAATTAACAGGACAGCAGTTCTCTTCATCTCATCTTTTAGAAGTCTACAGGGGATCCCTTAGCCAGTTT gtcaaaaaatataaacatgaaaaattaGGTCTTCATGGGGCTGGAAAACATCTAGGGAAGGGAGAAGCTTCCCGTATCTTGCGCCATCTTGTTACTGAAGACATTCTTGCAGAGGAAGTAAAGAAAAGTGATGTATATGGATCTGTATCCTCGGTGCTAAAG GTGAATCAGTCAAAAGCATATGATCTCTGCTCTGGCAGGAAGAAAATTGTGTTAAG ATTTCCTTGCTCTGGAAAAGCTACTAAGCAAAGCAAATTTGGAGTTACTCCAGCTAAAGGCTCATTGCCCCTTGAGAAGCTGAGTGCACAAGCTGGCAATCCTGGTGAACCCAAGTCAGACGTG GCTCTGTCAGCTAAAATATATTCTGCGCTACGCAAGCTCCGATCTAGTCTTGTTAAACAAGCTGGAGAAGGATTTGCAGCACACCACATATTTCA CAATGCTACACTGCAAGCAATAGGCAGCAGAATACCCAAAACAAAAGAAGAACTCCGTGAAATAAGTGGAATTGGCAA TGTTAAGCTAGCCAAGTATGGAGATCAAGTACTTGAAACCATTGAATCTACCATAAAGGAGCATATGAAAGACAAGAACAGCAGCAGCGGTCACGACAGTACTGAATCCGCAAAGAAGAGGAGAGCTGGTGAGCAGAGTCCAAATCTGGAGGACTATGAATTTAATAGCACAGGTAGATCCAAGAAAATGGCATCAAAGAGGCAGTCCAATGTGACCAACTTTGGTAATAACATGGAGCAAGATAATTACAACCAGTACATAGATGATGATTTAGATTTCATAGATTGTGATTTCGACAGTATTGCATCTCAGATCAAGACTAATCAAAAGAACAATGGCGGAAGGGTGCTACCTTGTTGGTCAACACCTGGTAACGTTTGA